One part of the Scatophagus argus isolate fScaArg1 chromosome 12, fScaArg1.pri, whole genome shotgun sequence genome encodes these proteins:
- the tmsb2 gene encoding thymosin beta gives MSDKPDMTEIARFDKTKLKKTETKEKNPLPTKETIEQERKGDATP, from the exons ATGTCCGACAAGCCTGACATGACTGAGATTGCCCGTTTCGACAAGACGAAACTcaagaagacagagacaaaagaaaaaaaccctctgCCCACCAAAGAGA CCATTGAGCAAGAGAGGAAAGGCGATGCCACGCCTTGA